A stretch of the Malus sylvestris chromosome 10, drMalSylv7.2, whole genome shotgun sequence genome encodes the following:
- the LOC126584950 gene encoding kinesin-like protein KIN-7E: MGAIGGEEVVKWEKMQGASAREEKILVLVRLRPLSEKEVAANEVADWECINDTTILYRNTLREGSTFPTAYTFDKVFRGDCSTRQVYDEGAQQIALSVVNGINSSIFAYGQTSSGKTYTMNGITEFTVAEIFDYIHAHEERAFVVKFSAIEIYNEAVRDLLSTDNTPLRLLDDPERGTIIEKITEETLRDWSHLKELLSTCEAQRQIGETVLNEKSSRSHQIIRLAIESSAREFLGKGNSTTLAASVNFVDLAGSERAAQALSAGMRLKEGCHINRSLLTLSTVIRKLSKGRNGHVNYRDSKLTRILQPALGGNARTAIICTLSPARSHVEQTRNTLLFACCAKEVTTKAQVNVVMSDKALVKHLQKELARLESELRTPGPPSSTCDYPALLRKKDLQIEKMDKEIRELKKQRDLAESRVKDLLRMVGKDNDSRQPSDNLNPKWNAGDVSDDEGSVSSSVADPHYMNGVRKFSNPHFDDRDGDESSPEEVYGQINEKFRSDSCQSLEYPAGGTAEDTDEYCKEVRCIEMEESSTDNNSGSLALSTVESEVTSGDTSVAGQEMISTPVNADREGSQMLSGFTYGTLEQRLHDVQMTIDSLGNPYPEKQSRSLKLTRSWSCRENLMAGSSSPDKSERTPPNWFEKSFPGRPEGFSGRKVPLLHYDSNARLSRNDSQSSLGSAVDELGGQTADEDITSVRTFVTGLKKMAKNLENDRQLVNSQDQETGEKFEKKVKDVGVDPMLELSETSDWPLEFERQQRAIFELWQTCHISVVHRTYFFLLFKGDPTDSIYMEVELRRLSFLEETFSRGDQAVENGQALTLASSMKAIGRERVMLSKLMQKRFSAEERKRLFQKWGIALDSKRRRLQLANCLWSNTNNMNHITESAAIVAKLVMFVEQGQALKGMFGLSFTPPKARRRSFGWKNSMASLI, encoded by the exons ATGGGGGCAATTGGTGGGGAAGAGGTAGTGAAGTGGGAGAAGATGCAAGGAGCAAGTGCTCGCGAAGAGAAGATTCTGGTTTTGGTGAGGTTGAGGCCTCTGAGTGAGAAGGAGGTTGCAGCAAATGAAGTAGCAGATTGGGAATGCATCAACGACACAACCATCTTATACCGAAACACGCTGCGGGAAGGGTCTACATTTCCAACTGCCTATACATTTG ACAAAGTATTTCGAGGTGATTGCTCTACAAGGCAGGTTTATGATGAAGGAGCCCAACAAATTGCTCTTTCAGTTGTCAATGGTATCAACT CAAGTATTTTCGCATATGGTCAAACAAGCAGTGGGAAAACGTACACCATGAATGGTATAACAGAGTTTACAGTAGCAGAAATATTTGACTATATACATGCG CATGAGGAACGAGCTTTTGTTGTTAAGTTTTCAGCAATTGAGATATACAATGAAGCTGTTAGAGACCTCCTAAGCACAGATAATACTCCACTTAGGCTGCTAGATGATCCTGAG CGGGGAACCATAATAGAGAAAATCACAGAGGAAACTCTGAGGGACTGGAGCCATTTAAAGGAACTCCTTTCTACTTGCGAAG CTCAAAGACAGATAGGGGAGACCGTATTAAACGAAAAAAGCTCTAGATCACATCAAATTATTAGATTG GCAATTGAAAGTTctgctcgtgagttcctaggCAAGGGCAATTCAACCACCCTTGCAGCTAGCGTG AACTTTGTGGACTTGGCAGGAAGCGAGCGTGCAGCCCAGGCATTATCAGCTGGGATGAGATTAAAAGAAGGCTGCCACATTAATCGCAGTTTACTAACTCTTAGCACTGTTATTCGCAAGCTAAG TAAAGGAAGGAATGGCCACGTCAATTACAGAGATTCAAAGCTAACACGCATACTGCAGCCTGCCTTGGGTGGTAATGCTAGAACAGCCATCATTTGCACTTTGAGCCCTGCACGAAGCCATGTTGAGCAAACAAGAAACACTCTTTTGTTTGCTTGTTGTGCAAAAGAAGTGACTACAAAAGCACAGGTCAATGTAGTCATGTCAGATAAGGCCCTGGTTAAACATTTACAGAAAGAGCTGGCTAGATTGGAGAGTGAGTTGAGGACACCTGGACCTCCTTCGTCAACTTGTGATTACCCAGCGTTGCTTAGAAAGAAAGATCTTCAGATTGAAAAG ATGGACAAGGAAATTAGAGAGCTGAAAAAGCAACGTGATCTTGCTGAATCACGAGTGAAGGATTTACTGCGGATGGTTGGAAAGGATAACGATTCCAGACAA ccttcaGATAACCTTAATCCTAAGTGGAATGCCGGGGATGTGTCAGATGATGAAGGCTCAGTATCATCAAGTGTGGCTGATCCTCATTATATGAATGGCGTCAGAAAATTCAGCAATCCTCATTTTGATGACAGAGACGGTGATGAGAGCAGTCCCGAGGAGGTATACGGACAGATTAATGAGAAGTTTAGATCTGATTCATGCCAGAGTCTAGAGTATCCCGCAGGTGGGACTGCAGAAGATACTGATGAATACTGCAAAGAAGTCCGCTGTATTGAGATGGAAGAGTCAAGCACAGACAATAATTCTGGATCCCTTGCTTTATCTACTGTTGAAAGTGAAGTAACATCTGGGGATACAAGTGTAGCAGGTCAAGAAATGATATCAACCCCAGTGAATGCAGATAGAGAAGGGAGTCAGATGCTAAGTGGTTTTACATATGGCACGTTGGAGCAGAGACTACATGATGTACAGATGACCATTGATTCTCTTGGTAATCCTTACCCTGAAAAACAATCTAGAAGCTTAAAGTTAACTAGGAGCTGGAGTTGTAGAGAAAATCTCATGGCTGGCTCATCTTCTCCGGATAAATCAGAGAGAACCCCACCTAATTGGTTTGAGAAAAGCTTTCCTGGGAGACCAGAAGGTTTTAGTGGGAGGAAGGTGCCCCTATTACATTATGATTCCAACGCAAGGTTGTCAAGAAATGATTCTCAATCTTCCCTTGGGAGTGCCGTGGATGAGTTAGGAGGACAGACTGCAGATGAGGATATTACCAGTGTTCGTACTTTTGTCACGGGACTAAAGAAAATGGCCAAAAATCTTGAGAATGACAGACAACTTGTCAACAGTCAG GACCAAGAGACGGGGGAAAAGTTTGAAAAGAAAGTGAAAGATGTAGGAGTAGATCCAATGCTGGAATTATCAGAAACTTCTGATTGGCCACTGGAATTTGAGAGACAGCAGAGGGCCATATTTGAACTTTGGCAAACTTGCCATATATCAGTGGTCCATCGAACCTACTTTTTCTTGCTCTTCAAAGGTGATCCAACAGATTCCATTTACATGGAGGTAGAACTTAGGAGACTATCTTTCCTCGAGGAAACTTTTTCCCGTGGAGATCAAGCTGTTGAAAATGGTCAGGCGCTCACACTCGCTTCAAG CATGAAAGCTATTGGTCGCGAGAGAGTAATGCTAAGCAAGCTGATGCAGAAAAGGTTTTCggcagaagagagaaagagactcTTCCAGAAGTGGGGTATTGCACTGGATTCAAAGCGCAGGAGGCTGCAGCTGGCCAACTGCTTGTGGAGTAACACAAATAATATGAACCACATTACAGAGAGCGCCGCCATTGTTGCAAAGCTGGTGATGTTCGTAGAGCAGGGGCAGGCCCTCAAGGGAATGTTCGGGCTTAGTTTCACACCCCCAAAAGCACGGCGTAGATcctttggatggaaaaatagtaTGGCATCCCTTATATAA